TTGTTGCCACCTCCTGGCGTGGTTGATGTGGGGGGCGGCGGCGGGGGCGGCGTGCCGCCTGAAGCGGCGGCGGACGCGGCCTGCGCCGCCTGCGCGCTCACCTGGGCCGGTGAGGGCGGGGCAGGGCGGCTGGCCACGGTGGTCACGAGGTAGCTGCCCGCCGCCGAGATCGACGCGCGCAGGGCGGCGGCCACCGCCGCCAGGTCCTGGGCGGAGGCGACGTACTGCCGGGCCGTGGCCAGCTCCTGATCGGCGAGGCGGGCCCGCTCCGACAGCAGTTCCCCTTCCTGCTCCAGCCGGAGATGCTCGGCCTCACGCCCGGCGCGCAGCAGTTCTGCCTCGCGGTCCAGCAGCGCCACCCGGTCCTGCGCGGCGGCGGCTTCCCGGTCGTAGGTCACGCCCAGGCGGTCGAGTTGCTCCAGCAGGTCGTCCACCGCCGCGCTGTTGCTCACGCCGACCGACACGCCGTTGTCCCGCAGCAGGGCCTGCTGCTTGCGCAGGCGTTCCTCCTGCTCGGCGAGGGCCGCCACCGTTTTCTGAATGGCGGCGGGATCGCCCTCCCGCAGGGCGCTCTGCGCGGCCCGCAGCAGGATGTCGCGGCGCTGCTGCAGCGCGAAGAAGCGGTCGGTCTCTGTGTTGACGTTGATCCGCTCGCGGGCCTCGGTGCCGCTGACCGCCCGCCGCAGGCGTTCCGTGGCCCCCTGCACCCCGTCCATCTGCCCCACGAGCTTTTCGTACTCACCCTGCAGGGCCCGCACGGCGGCCCGCTCGTCGGTGATGGCCTTGATCAGCCCCTCCGTGGCTGTTTTGGCCCGTTCCTTGTTTTCGCCCTGCTGGGCGGCGTTGTATTCCCGCTGGGCCTGGGCCAGGGCCTCACGGCTGCGCGTCAGCGTCAGGCCAGCCCCGGCCAGGGCGCGGGTTTCGTCGGTGCCCCGGGCCAGCTGCACATTCAGGTCCTCTTCGGCCTGCACCAGCGCGTGGTTGAGTTCGGCCGCCGCCTTGCGCGCCGCAGTCAGCTTCAGCTGGGTATCGGCCAGCAGGCCCTCCTGCACGGTGAGGCCGCGCCGGGTTTCGAAGGTGGACACCCCTGCCAGTTCCAACGTTTCCAGAGAGTCGCGCAGCTGGTCCACCATCGCCTGCTGGGCCTCGGTCACGCTTTGCAGCCGCTGAACCTCGACGGTGGCCGCCCCCAGCGCCGCCTTGCGGGCCTCGGTCAGGTCAGGGGCAATCGCCCGCGTGGCCTGCTCGGCGGCAGCCCGGCGGGCGTCGTTGAGGGCCTGCACCTGTTCGGTTTCCTGGGTAAGCAGGTTCACCCGCTTGGTCTGCAGGTCGAGGCGCTCCTGTTCGGTGAGCAGGTTCGCGTCGGCCAGGGCCAGCTGCCGTTCCAGCTGCGCGATCTGCCGCTGGGTGACCCCCAGGGCGGTGACCTGATCGCGCAGGCTGTCCTGGCCGGATCGGGTGCGCGCCGCGTCCAGGGCGAGCATTGCCTCGCCATATTCGAAGGCCTGCTGGTCCAGCCCCATGATGAACTGGCGAATGGCCCGCTGCTGCTCGTACAGGCTGGTGGCCTTCTGCGTGCGCTCGGTGATCAGGTCCAGCAGGTCGGCCTCGCTCAGGCCACGGGCGCGCGCCTGGGCAATCTGCCGGTCGATCAGCGCCAGTTCATCCCGGGTGGCGGCCAGACCCGCTTGTTTGGCCGCCAGCACCTCGGCCGAGCTGCGGGCCACGGCGGCGCCGTAGGCCACCTGGGCCTCGCGCACCCGCACCTGGGCGCTGGCGAGTTCATCCTCGCCCTTGCGCGCCTCCTCACGGCGTTTCTGCTCCTGGTCCCGATCCTTTTCGGCCGCCTCCTCCCGGCGCTTCAGATCGTCCTGCACACCTTTACGGGCCTCGGCATTGCTGGCCAGGGCCTGCTCGGCCTGCACCTGCAACTCCTCGCTGCCCTTCTGCCGGGCCAGGGCGAGCCGGGCCTGCCAGTACGCCGCGTCCTGGGCCAGCCGCTGCTGGTAGGCCGCCGCGTCACCCGTGGCCTCGTAGCTGGTGCGGGCCAGCTTGAGGGCGGCGGCCTGGGCCTTGTCCTGGCGCTCGCGGTCGTACTTCTGTTCGGCGGTCAGAATGGCCAGGCCCCGCTCCTGGGCCGCCGTGGTCCGGATACGGGTGAGCTCCGCTTCACTGCGCAGGTAGCGCGCGCGCAGGGCGGGGGAGAGGTCGGTCTTGGCCAGCTGCTCGCGCAGTGCGCGCAGCTGCTGGTCCGTGTCGCGGATGATGTCGTTAAAGGGCGCGGCGGCGCTGCTGCGGGCCTTGCCCAGGGGGGGCTGATCGATCTCGGCCAGGCGCTTTTGCAGTTCGGCGGCGGTGCGTTCCGCCTCCCCCAGTTCCTTGCGGAACTCGCGCACGTTGTCGGCCTGAATCTCATTGATGGAGCCCAGGGCCTTGTCGATGGCCGCGACCTTGCCCCCGTCCCCCGCCGCCTGGGCACGGGCCCGCTCGGCCTGCAGCACGCGTTCCAGCTGGCGCAGTTCGGCGGCGCTGGCGTCCCGGGCACCGGCCATGCGGCGGTCGAGGCCTTCCTGGTAGATCGCGGTGCGTTCCTGCTGCACCCGTTCGTCCAGGCGGAGCTGCTCGTCGGCCAGTTGCTGCTGACCGTTCAGTTCGAGCAGGCGCAGCCCATTGATGAGCTGGGTCCGGGCCTCGCGTTCCAGCGCCGCCCGCTGGTCCCCGGCACTGGCCGCGTCCCGCATCTGCTGCAGGTACGTGGTGCGCAGGGCGCTGCGCTGCACCTCCGCTTCCAGGGCCAGCTGCTGCTGCCGCAACTGCAGGAACTGGGGGGCGTAGCGCTGCTCGATGGCCAGCCGGGCCTGGGGCACGTCCCCGGCCATCGCCAGCTCGCGGTCGCGCTGCCCTTCCAGGACCTTGATCACGGCCTCGCTGACCCGCACGTGGCTGCTCAAGGTCTCCTGCTGCGCCGCGCGCACCTTATCCAGACGGTCCTGGGCGATCTGTTCCAGCTCCTGGTCGCGCTGGCGTTCCAGCGCCACGATCTGGCGGTTCTGCAGGACCTGCAGCTGACCCGCCTCGGCCTGAAACTGCCGGCGGTCGCTGCTGGAGAGGTTTTTGTTCTGGGCGTTGCGCAGCAGCTCGGCGATCTGGGGGGCGTAGCGGCTGCGGACGTCCTCAAGCTGCGCGTCAAGCTCGGCGCGGCGCCGGGCCAGGGCGTCGGCCGACAGCGCGGCCTCGGCCGAGCGCACGTCGCGCTCGTGGCCCAATCGGACCTCTTTCTGCTCATCCAGCGAGGCCTTGACCAGGGCGGTCTGCTCCCGGGCCTGCTGGGCGCGCAGTTCCGCCAGCCCCTTTTGCAGA
This is a stretch of genomic DNA from Deinococcus multiflagellatus. It encodes these proteins:
- a CDS encoding phage tail tape measure protein, with translation MAELRDTMLLDNTQPIRAIEEMEQRFARLFREREVPIKFSLPPLPKPGSRPERRAQDSQLDRLSNRLRVVQQELKRLGDNATGDQLRVLETRLARLTAQAELMAPGLDKGSRAAARLSNVMTGLVTTSAGVQAAMNTVGQPKGLQTAEGQMKAYAQTLGTVNNLWRLQVLTDEQAAKSAAKLRDELLKLAAAGGTSGDAVLKAVQLATQAQRVVDGAMGEATKGGFAYNAGIAILDGIARIRGPLGVLAAGLGGAINTGLFTGMGAGKPKVGRGAQDLGDEVISALKTRLQIRSPSRLAQLFGLNVAEGLALGMKSGQAQVAKAAADLGKAAGANVNSALQGLTGPKLAQTVGGSAGAFAGLTTGASNGAAALGRMAISAEALAFVAGATAAAITVLATAFTAAVNSGAAFEEQLVNIKALTQPTAEQLAQLKDAAMNLGTDLGVGPKEAALAMLELNKAGLSAQQVIGGGLAGALNLAGAAGVTAGEGANMAVSAMTAFGLVAEDLPRVADVFANFANKTTLGAADLSQFFASLGPTAKDAGLNIEQVAGYAATLAQAGFKQMSDAGTSFKTFLTSLQAPSDTAKRALKELEVSFYDATGATRPLGEVLEETRQKLAELSDERRNDLITDIFGSDAGRAARSFFGTTNAAIEENIKAMGLQGEAARVARERMESYAGQVKVLGAEWEAFTAMIGLIFLPALTSIVKGIRNVVEGVRVFLNDGERLKLLLQNTAIVAAGVGLAFVYLRQEMIKAAVLGAWTALPGIFAASRLAIIGAATAIKTTYIPAIIGAAKATAAFIAANPWLLVIAGTAAAAVAINNHFATMRDTYAEADAANEASFEGTMKRVRALTKEGGELNNTKAKYLLALETLKNAEAGRVKGVTLFGERIIEVDEKEVARAQKLVRDYHAELTRLNTEAARRPPVKPINIDPKEVEKQKKGLKDLREGLAGRQLELRVKGMTELGGQIEQLGNQFDALAIKLKTAFNFDLSNSDLQKGLAELRAQQAREQTALVKASLDEQKEVRLGHERDVRSAEAALSADALARRRAELDAQLEDVRSRYAPQIAELLRNAQNKNLSSSDRRQFQAEAGQLQVLQNRQIVALERQRDQELEQIAQDRLDKVRAAQQETLSSHVRVSEAVIKVLEGQRDRELAMAGDVPQARLAIEQRYAPQFLQLRQQQLALEAEVQRSALRTTYLQQMRDAASAGDQRAALEREARTQLINGLRLLELNGQQQLADEQLRLDERVQQERTAIYQEGLDRRMAGARDASAAELRQLERVLQAERARAQAAGDGGKVAAIDKALGSINEIQADNVREFRKELGEAERTAAELQKRLAEIDQPPLGKARSSAAAPFNDIIRDTDQQLRALREQLAKTDLSPALRARYLRSEAELTRIRTTAAQERGLAILTAEQKYDRERQDKAQAAALKLARTSYEATGDAAAYQQRLAQDAAYWQARLALARQKGSEELQVQAEQALASNAEARKGVQDDLKRREEAAEKDRDQEQKRREEARKGEDELASAQVRVREAQVAYGAAVARSSAEVLAAKQAGLAATRDELALIDRQIAQARARGLSEADLLDLITERTQKATSLYEQQRAIRQFIMGLDQQAFEYGEAMLALDAARTRSGQDSLRDQVTALGVTQRQIAQLERQLALADANLLTEQERLDLQTKRVNLLTQETEQVQALNDARRAAAEQATRAIAPDLTEARKAALGAATVEVQRLQSVTEAQQAMVDQLRDSLETLELAGVSTFETRRGLTVQEGLLADTQLKLTAARKAAAELNHALVQAEEDLNVQLARGTDETRALAGAGLTLTRSREALAQAQREYNAAQQGENKERAKTATEGLIKAITDERAAVRALQGEYEKLVGQMDGVQGATERLRRAVSGTEARERINVNTETDRFFALQQRRDILLRAAQSALREGDPAAIQKTVAALAEQEERLRKQQALLRDNGVSVGVSNSAAVDDLLEQLDRLGVTYDREAAAAQDRVALLDREAELLRAGREAEHLRLEQEGELLSERARLADQELATARQYVASAQDLAAVAAALRASISAAGSYLVTTVASRPAPPSPAQVSAQAAQAASAAASGGTPPPPPPPTSTTPGGGNKTVTIINHWGFTTTFEAGEDRTQDLRRFVHEVVDQRVNRALRDQAWSGGCDE